One genomic region from Pseudostreptobacillus hongkongensis encodes:
- a CDS encoding serine aminopeptidase domain-containing protein, whose translation MEKYFKSNDGVMIPYISYENNNKKKVIILHDYFEHIERYDEVADLISQNGFDSYVLEYRGHGKLANDSILDFGKGGINQVLTDIKLFIKHNFSNVNYGDIIFIGQGLGALISTYLLEHYPFKNTILISMQLDKRFSLFTGYNITKIENKLGFKKSIFNNLNSILNREFKKEKESEKLAWLTRDKEEIEKIKNDDKILRSGSPSCFMDIISLTRNVKKNILKIREFTNIYIIYGTKDPLVLESKLKKYMQKLNTGFRKIKFLKINNGRHLVLHEINRDLVLEEIIRFLKEVK comes from the coding sequence ATGGAAAAGTATTTTAAATCTAATGATGGTGTTATGATACCATACATATCTTATGAAAATAATAATAAGAAAAAAGTTATAATATTACATGACTATTTTGAACATATTGAAAGATATGATGAAGTTGCAGATTTAATAAGTCAAAATGGATTTGATTCATATGTTTTAGAATATAGAGGTCATGGGAAACTAGCAAATGATAGTATACTTGATTTTGGAAAAGGTGGAATAAATCAGGTTTTAACTGACATTAAGTTATTTATTAAGCACAATTTCTCTAATGTAAACTATGGAGATATAATATTTATTGGTCAAGGTTTAGGAGCACTAATATCTACATATTTATTAGAACATTATCCTTTTAAAAATACGATTTTAATATCAATGCAACTTGATAAGAGATTTTCTCTTTTTACGGGATATAATATTACTAAGATTGAAAATAAGTTAGGGTTTAAGAAAAGTATATTTAATAACTTAAATTCTATTTTAAATAGAGAATTCAAAAAAGAAAAAGAATCAGAAAAACTTGCATGGCTAACAAGAGATAAGGAAGAGATAGAAAAAATAAAAAATGATGATAAAATATTGAGATCAGGTTCTCCAAGTTGTTTTATGGACATAATTTCTCTTACTAGAAATGTAAAGAAAAATATATTAAAAATTAGAGAATTTACTAATATATATATTATTTATGGAACTAAGGATCCTTTAGTTTTAGAAAGTAAATTAAAAAAATATATGCAAAAATTAAATACAGGATTTAGAAAAATAAAGTTCCTAAAAATAAATAATGGAAGACATTTAGTTTTGCATGAAATTAATAGGGATTTAGTCCTTGAAGAAATAATAAGATTTTTAAAAGAGGTAAAATGA